The Drosophila nasuta strain 15112-1781.00 chromosome 2R, ASM2355853v1, whole genome shotgun sequence genome segment CATGTCCTTCGGTATAATCTCATCTGTTAAGCCATAGATATGCAGGGTTGGAATTGTGATGCGCTCCTCATATGCGCTCATGTGCACCAGACTACCCGATATGAAACCCGAGCTAAGCACCGCGAACTCAGGTCGAATGGAGGTCACTAAAATGAAAGTAGTTGTTATAAGAAATCTGTTCAATTGTGGTACTATTGTCACCTACGCTTCTTCTTGGCTAGTCCACAGATTAAGCCCACAAAGCAAGCGCCCTGTGAAAAACCCAAGAGTCCTTGGAATGGACCTTGTGTTTTCCACGCCTGCTCCACCACATGCAGACTGTCCTGGAAGCCAATGGCGGGTCCACTCTTGTTGGTGCCCTTAAACGTGCCATCATCTTTATTGGCCCACCAACTACGCTGCTCCTCAACAGGCGCAGCATTGGGTTCGAGAGGGGCTGCCACATGTGGCGCTGAGATGAACACAAAGTCTGCGTATTTGCCGGCAAACTTGCGAAATGAGCCAAGCTTATTTTTAAACGAGTCCGctgcaattttaattgtattagttaatattcaattaggaaatcatttaatttaccATCTTGCCGGTAGCCGTGCAAGCAAAGGACGCGCACTTTTTCAGTGATCTCGATTTTGGCTGCTGAGGATGTGGATGCGCTACCTCCTGCGGCACCGCCGCTGGCACGGCTAGAGCcggctgcttctgcttcgtTGTTGGTCATAATAGTtggtttataaataaaacgcCAGCTGCAAAAGGAGCGCGACAACAAATAAGAGCAAGCCAATTTGAGGTTAAGCGATAAACAGCTGATTTGTGTGTTGGCTGAGAAGAAATCTCGATATGgttatcgatttttaaatttttatcattttttttttttgttatatcaATTAACTATGTGATTGATATTGAGTAAACAATTATTTAGTAATTGCGCAAGGAATAACTTCCTAAATAACTCTTCTAATTATCGGCCAAGGCAACATTTCTAAGATATACGCTGTATTGCCTGTGGTGGTATATTCCAAAAAGAACATCACTCTAGACGGTATATTTACGACAACGCGCGTGATTTCAAATAGTTCGATAAATTCGCGTACTTAAACGTCGACTAGAAAATTTTTATTCGCACCATtcgttttttctattttatccTGAACATTTATCCAAACActgcttattttattttattttcaatataaatatttgacttattttgtaatgaattttaaatgcgGTCGGGATGGCGCCAAACACATTAAACGTATGGTTGTCTCGTCTGTTCGCATGCATATAGCTGTTTCGCATTTGTTATACTTGTTGTCTCTTTTGCGCAACAAATTTGCCGCTAGGTGTTCGCCATCTACTGGCTGTTCTTgagctggcgccatctatccAAGCTAAAGGCTACTTGGTTGATATTCAGCAATAATGTTAGGTTAACATTTCCCGATTTTAAGGGAATTATAGTGTGGCGACACACCTCCAAGTCATTTGTAGTTAAGACATGCAccttgtatattattttgattagggaaatattaaaaaagtccttttaattttaataatttggaacgattcttattttatttattttataattaattattcgattttaataataattaatttaaatattatgataATTTCTTGCCTagaattatttgatatatctcATAAATTTTTGGTTGGTTTGATGGTAAGCAATCACTGTGATTGATCAAAACTGACATCGTCAGCAGTGTAATCTATTTAATGACCACGTGTTTACACTAACCGCAAGCAACAAGACAACGTGTTAACAAGTTGTTGGCTTGCTAGCTGGATTTTAATGCGAATTATCTGCTGTACACGCCACGTGTACACTTGAGTTGCATCtcatagtgtgtgtgtgtgtgtgtgtttgtcttaATATGTACAACTTGGCAACGAAGTAAACCCTCAGTTGAGATTTCCTGTTTGCCAGTTGCATCAATAATTTTAACCTATTGTGTAGTTTGAATTTTAGTCCCGCATCAACATGACCTGATTGATGTTAGCTAGAGTTAGCTGCCCATTTAAACGCTGTTTACACATTGTACTaacatgcacacacatgtgtgcgtgtgtgtgtgtgtgtaaatggtTAGCGAGTTGACCAACAAACATTGAAGTTGCTTCAACTGGATGCTGGGAATTAAATATGCTTGCCATGTAGCAAATTTTTGGTGAAATTTTTGTCACATTTCTGCATGATAAATGCGCACCTGATTGTACACAATTCatgtaagtgtgtgagtgtgtgtgtgtgtgtgtgtgtgtgtgtgtgttgaaccCTTCTTGGTATTGACTGTAAGCCTGCctaatattaatttgctgaTTTATTAGCATCATTCCTCAGTGCAGAGCAGCCactataaattttaatgaaatttgaataaatgcgTGCGAATATCGCATTTCATGTCGAGCCATTTATTGTTGAGGTTTCaacttaaaatgcaaattcgtctcgatgtgtctgtgtgtgtgagtgtgtgtgtgtgttcgtaaattgtaaatatttatgtggtGTAGGCTTTTATTGCAACGAACGCATTGCCGTCTGATTAATATCCGCAAATGTGtttaaatgcaatcaaataaaCAGACCAAAAGGAAGAAGAGGAAGCAGAGAAGAGAAAACAAcactaaatgaaataaaaatgcatttggttGCGGCAAACTCATTACGGATTCATACGCATTGAAgagcgcacaaaagtatgcaatgcaaaaGCGAAAATCCCACAAAAAtgaagaacacacacacacagacaagcCCAGacatgcacacgcacacatgcatacCAATTGAGCAACCgcaaatacaaaactatttacaacactcacaaacacacacacacacacacacacagagattgACCCGATAGAAAacagttaaa includes the following:
- the LOC132785359 gene encoding esterase GA18864, whose amino-acid sequence is MTNNEAEAAGSSRASGGAAGGSASTSSAAKIEITEKVRVLCLHGYRQDADSFKNKLGSFRKFAGKYADFVFISAPHVAAPLEPNAAPVEEQRSWWANKDDGTFKGTNKSGPAIGFQDSLHVVEQAWKTQGPFQGLLGFSQGACFVGLICGLAKKKLTSIRPEFAVLSSGFISGSLVHMSAYEERITIPTLHIYGLTDEIIPKDMSEALAAQFKNVEVLEHDGGHYFPAKAQQKQTYINFFQDRLQEYLEHLELQQSSNASFIDSAEEDDGGVTDANDAEVAAVTAAAGSGMDDSD